In Paeniglutamicibacter kerguelensis, one genomic interval encodes:
- a CDS encoding diacylglycerol/lipid kinase family protein, giving the protein MQRNRLIALATAGAAGAAATLSWLSVRRLVDRNRPEVLTPKVGITTSARKIALVLNPTKSGTEQAASAVEHVCAEAGLAAPMVLETEPDDPGQGAARRALDAGCDVVIAAGGDGTVRAVAEVLRGTEASLGLIPLGTGNLLARNVDVPLDDIATAAFGAVRGPVRSIDTGSIRLEHVDGSESEHAFLVIAGVGSDADVMDDTNEELKAKVGWLAYSEAGFRHLPGKRKKISIALDGGSEQTRSVRSVLFANCGKLQGLDLVPEAKIDDGVLDVVVLSPRSAAGWGWIFLKTAFRARGAIPVMGFYPSASLSLRCHEPMNTQIDGDATGLVNGLRVDVKPASLKIRLA; this is encoded by the coding sequence ATGCAACGCAATCGACTTATTGCCCTCGCTACGGCAGGCGCCGCGGGCGCCGCTGCGACTTTGAGTTGGCTCTCCGTGCGGAGGCTCGTTGACCGCAACCGGCCCGAGGTCCTGACGCCAAAAGTCGGTATCACGACGTCCGCCCGCAAGATTGCGCTGGTGCTCAATCCGACCAAGTCCGGCACCGAACAAGCGGCCTCCGCCGTTGAACACGTGTGTGCCGAAGCAGGGCTCGCCGCACCCATGGTCCTTGAAACCGAACCCGACGACCCAGGACAGGGCGCCGCACGCCGGGCACTGGATGCCGGATGCGACGTGGTCATCGCGGCAGGCGGCGACGGGACCGTCCGTGCCGTGGCAGAAGTCCTCAGGGGCACCGAGGCCAGTCTGGGGCTCATTCCGCTGGGCACGGGGAACTTGCTGGCCAGGAACGTGGATGTTCCGCTCGACGACATTGCAACGGCCGCCTTCGGTGCCGTCCGCGGCCCCGTGCGCTCCATCGACACCGGCAGCATCAGGCTCGAACATGTCGACGGCTCGGAAAGCGAACACGCGTTCCTTGTCATCGCCGGGGTCGGCTCCGACGCCGACGTCATGGACGACACCAACGAAGAGCTCAAGGCCAAGGTGGGCTGGCTCGCATATTCGGAGGCCGGATTCCGGCATCTACCGGGCAAACGCAAGAAGATTTCCATTGCCCTGGACGGCGGCTCCGAGCAGACCCGTAGTGTCCGCTCGGTGCTCTTTGCCAATTGCGGCAAATTGCAGGGCCTGGACTTGGTGCCCGAGGCAAAGATCGACGACGGTGTCCTGGACGTCGTCGTGCTCAGCCCCCGCAGCGCCGCCGGGTGGGGCTGGATCTTCCTGAAGACCGCGTTCAGGGCCCGCGGCGCGATTCCCGTGATGGGCTTCTACCCCTCGGCGTCGCTGTCGCTGCGCTGCCACGAACCGATGAACACGCAGATCGACGGGGATGCGACCGGGTTGGTGAACGGGCTCCGCGTTGACGTGAAGCCCGCCTCACTCAAGATCCGTCTGGCCTAA
- a CDS encoding rhodanese-like domain-containing protein, protein MSDFETVSVDQVPAGALVLDVREDYEWVEGHAAGAVHIPLGELPVRFEELDPDTDTYVICRTGGRSAQAAAWLVSQGYTALLVAGGMGDWLEAGLPLRSENGQEPTVR, encoded by the coding sequence ATGAGTGATTTTGAAACCGTATCCGTCGACCAGGTGCCCGCAGGAGCGCTTGTCCTCGACGTTCGCGAGGACTACGAATGGGTCGAAGGCCACGCCGCAGGCGCCGTACATATTCCGCTGGGGGAATTGCCGGTACGTTTCGAGGAACTCGACCCTGACACAGACACCTATGTGATCTGCCGGACCGGAGGCCGCTCGGCCCAGGCCGCTGCATGGCTGGTGTCCCAGGGCTACACGGCCCTGCTCGTCGCCGGCGGAATGGGGGACTGGCTTGAAGCCGGCCTGCCGCTGCGCAGCGAGAACGGTCAGGAGCCAACGGTTCGATGA
- a CDS encoding peptide MFS transporter, which translates to MSTSTLSKDQSSTGFFGHPRTLSNLFSIEMWERFSFYGMQAILAYYMYFSVAEGGLGLPKELALSLVGAYGGAVYLSTILGAWLADRVLGSEKVLLYSAFLIMAGHIGLALIPGAAGLAIGLILVAIGSGGLKANATALVGSLYSKEDTRRDAGFSIFYMGVNIGGFLGPILTGFLHKTWGFHVGFAAAAVGMAIGVAIYMMGRKNLPASVHEVINPLPANERMKYVWIVAAFIAVVVALFALKIVTVETLAMTIAYAVIIASVVYFTIMLRSKRITTTERKHVLAFIPLYIASAAFWALFQQQFTFIAVYSEERLDRTLFGWEVPASWVQSINPVFIIILAAAFAAMWTKLGTRQPGTVIKFALSLFIVGLAFLAFIPLESFEKTPLMALVGILMLCTLAELLLSPIGQSVTTKLAPAVFGTQMIALFFLSISLGTTLAGILAGFYTEGNEITYFLALGGTAIVLGLALAIGARPLKKLMGEVR; encoded by the coding sequence ATGTCTACATCCACCCTGTCTAAGGACCAGTCCTCGACTGGCTTCTTCGGTCACCCCCGCACGCTGTCGAATCTCTTCAGCATCGAGATGTGGGAGCGCTTCTCCTTCTACGGCATGCAAGCGATCCTCGCGTACTACATGTACTTCTCCGTTGCAGAAGGCGGACTTGGACTACCCAAGGAACTGGCACTCTCGCTGGTCGGCGCCTACGGCGGCGCCGTCTATCTGAGCACCATCCTCGGAGCCTGGCTCGCCGACCGCGTCCTCGGATCCGAGAAGGTCCTGCTGTACTCGGCATTCCTGATCATGGCCGGCCACATCGGCCTTGCCTTGATCCCTGGCGCCGCGGGCCTGGCCATCGGCCTGATCCTTGTTGCCATCGGCTCCGGCGGCTTGAAGGCCAACGCCACCGCGCTCGTCGGCTCGCTGTACTCCAAGGAAGACACCCGCCGCGATGCAGGCTTCTCCATCTTCTACATGGGCGTCAACATCGGCGGTTTCCTCGGCCCGATCTTGACCGGCTTCCTGCACAAGACCTGGGGCTTCCACGTCGGCTTCGCAGCCGCCGCGGTTGGCATGGCCATCGGCGTCGCCATCTACATGATGGGCCGCAAGAACCTTCCGGCATCGGTCCACGAGGTCATCAACCCGCTGCCGGCCAACGAACGCATGAAGTACGTCTGGATCGTCGCCGCGTTCATCGCCGTGGTGGTTGCACTCTTCGCGTTGAAGATCGTCACCGTCGAAACCCTTGCCATGACGATCGCCTACGCGGTCATCATCGCCTCGGTCGTCTACTTCACGATCATGCTGCGCTCCAAGCGCATCACGACCACCGAGCGCAAGCACGTGCTGGCCTTCATCCCGCTGTACATCGCTTCGGCCGCATTCTGGGCACTGTTCCAGCAGCAGTTCACATTCATCGCCGTGTACTCGGAAGAACGCCTGGACCGCACACTGTTCGGCTGGGAAGTTCCGGCCTCTTGGGTCCAGTCGATCAACCCGGTCTTCATCATCATCCTGGCCGCCGCCTTCGCCGCAATGTGGACCAAGCTGGGCACCCGCCAGCCGGGCACCGTCATCAAGTTCGCGCTCTCGCTGTTCATCGTGGGACTGGCGTTCCTGGCCTTCATCCCGCTTGAGTCCTTCGAGAAGACCCCGCTGATGGCCCTGGTCGGCATCCTGATGCTTTGCACCCTGGCCGAGCTGCTGCTGAGCCCGATCGGCCAGTCCGTGACCACCAAGCTGGCCCCGGCGGTCTTCGGCACGCAGATGATCGCGCTGTTCTTCCTGTCCATTTCGCTGGGCACCACCCTGGCCGGCATCCTTGCCGGCTTCTACACCGAGGGCAACGAGATCACCTACTTCCTGGCCCTCGGCGGAACCGCCATTGTTCTGGGCCTCGCCCTGGCCATCGGCGCACGTCCGCTGAAGAAGCTGATGGGCGAGGTCCGCTAA
- a CDS encoding YczE/YyaS/YitT family protein, with translation MTKRNTPELARLTPLEQLRAGRMPYRLVQLFIGLTLFGVAMAGFVRSGLGLAPWDVLHYGVTLHTGLSLGTVVIIFGFIVLLLWIPLRQMPGLGTIANVLWLGIAADFALAVIPQAEGLPAQIALFAGALLVNGLGGGLYIGSQLGPGPRDGLMTGLHARTGISLRLARTGVEVLVLVVGWFLGGIVGFGTILYALAIGPVTQFFLRYCIVGLSQKAPVDPVPADAPLE, from the coding sequence ATGACAAAGCGCAACACCCCCGAACTCGCCCGCCTCACCCCGCTGGAACAACTCCGCGCCGGCCGCATGCCCTACAGGCTTGTACAACTTTTCATCGGACTCACGCTCTTCGGCGTCGCGATGGCCGGGTTTGTCCGATCGGGCTTGGGTCTGGCCCCGTGGGATGTGCTCCACTACGGCGTCACGCTGCACACCGGGCTGAGTCTGGGAACCGTCGTGATCATCTTTGGCTTCATCGTGCTGTTGCTCTGGATACCCTTGCGCCAGATGCCCGGTCTCGGGACCATCGCCAACGTGCTGTGGCTCGGAATCGCCGCAGATTTCGCCTTGGCAGTCATTCCGCAGGCCGAGGGGCTTCCGGCCCAGATCGCCCTTTTCGCCGGAGCACTGCTGGTCAACGGACTGGGCGGCGGGCTCTACATCGGCAGCCAATTGGGCCCGGGCCCGCGTGACGGATTGATGACCGGACTACATGCCCGAACCGGCATAAGCCTGCGCTTGGCCCGCACCGGTGTCGAAGTCCTTGTCCTGGTGGTCGGCTGGTTCCTGGGTGGAATCGTGGGCTTCGGGACCATCCTTTATGCCCTGGCAATCGGTCCGGTGACCCAGTTCTTCCTTCGCTACTGCATCGTCGGGCTTTCGCAGAAGGCCCCGGTCGACCCTGTGCCGGCTGATGCCCCACTGGAATAG
- a CDS encoding IS3 family transposase, translating to MIALKASHPLPLLLAAAGLPRSTFFHRQAALKTPDRHAELRTRIHGIFTEAKGRYGHRRIHATLAREGRHVARKTVLKLMREENLACTVRSRRRYSSDKGQVGKIAENKLKREFDTAAPNLKWVTDVTEFKVADRKVYLSPVMDLFDRSIVSYSVSESPTVAFTNQSLIGAIETLAAGEAPMVHSDQGFQYQHSSWQKLLSDAGMAQSMSRKGNCLDNAVMENFFGHLKEEMFHHHEHAGIEAFTTDLKDYIRWYNTERISLTLECLSPMEYRAQALAA from the coding sequence GTGATCGCCCTCAAGGCATCCCACCCCCTGCCCCTGCTCCTGGCCGCGGCAGGGCTGCCCCGTTCCACGTTCTTCCACCGCCAGGCAGCACTCAAGACCCCTGACCGGCACGCGGAACTCCGCACCCGGATCCACGGGATCTTCACCGAGGCCAAGGGCCGCTACGGGCACCGGCGCATCCACGCCACCCTGGCCCGCGAGGGCCGGCACGTGGCCCGCAAGACCGTGCTGAAACTGATGCGCGAGGAAAACCTGGCCTGCACGGTCCGCAGCCGCCGCCGCTACTCCTCCGACAAGGGCCAGGTCGGCAAGATCGCCGAGAACAAGCTCAAGCGCGAGTTCGACACCGCGGCGCCGAACCTGAAGTGGGTGACCGACGTGACCGAGTTCAAGGTCGCGGACCGCAAGGTCTACCTCTCGCCCGTCATGGACCTCTTTGACCGTTCGATCGTTTCCTACTCGGTTTCGGAGTCGCCGACCGTCGCCTTCACCAACCAATCACTCATCGGGGCCATCGAGACCCTGGCCGCCGGCGAGGCCCCGATGGTGCACTCGGACCAGGGATTCCAGTACCAGCACTCCAGCTGGCAGAAGCTCCTCAGCGACGCCGGGATGGCCCAGTCCATGTCGCGCAAGGGCAACTGCCTGGACAACGCGGTGATGGAGAACTTCTTCGGGCACCTGAAGGAAGAAATGTTCCACCACCACGAGCACGCCGGCATCGAGGCGTTCACCACCGACCTGAAGGACTACATCCGCTGGTACAACACCGAGCGCATCTCGTTAACGCTCGAGTGCCTGAGCCCGATGGAATATCGGGCCCAGGCACTCGCTGCGTAG
- a CDS encoding DUF1761 domain-containing protein, producing the protein MVPDITWLAVVAATISTMVVGSIWYTPKVFGNYWMRVAKVSPGAMKNAVVPILITLVVSFISAWVLAGATYLSFQFYGGSFLANALLTALILWGGFTAARFITHDAFEGRPVGLTVLNCVHELVTFMVMALIIGLFGV; encoded by the coding sequence ATGGTCCCCGACATCACTTGGCTTGCAGTGGTTGCCGCCACCATTTCCACCATGGTGGTTGGCTCGATCTGGTACACCCCGAAGGTCTTTGGGAATTACTGGATGCGCGTGGCCAAGGTTTCCCCCGGAGCCATGAAGAATGCGGTGGTCCCCATCCTGATCACCCTGGTGGTGAGCTTCATCAGCGCCTGGGTCCTGGCCGGGGCAACCTACTTGTCGTTCCAGTTCTACGGCGGATCGTTCCTCGCCAACGCGCTGCTGACCGCCCTGATCCTCTGGGGCGGCTTCACCGCCGCGCGATTCATCACCCACGATGCCTTTGAGGGGCGCCCCGTCGGCCTGACGGTCCTGAACTGCGTTCATGAACTTGTGACGTTCATGGTCATGGCACTGATCATCGGGCTCTTCGGCGTCTAG
- the serS gene encoding serine--tRNA ligase: protein MIDVKLLSENPDTFRASQRARGADESLIDAILDADIRRRESIASFEALRAQQNAFSKKVGAAKGEEKQALLAEVKELSQNVKAAQAASDEAAAAYTALQRSIPNLIQDGVPAGGEDDFTVVKHVGTPRDFSADGFEPRDHLELGELLGAIDMERGAKVSGSRFYFLKGIGARLEIALMNMALDQAVQNGFIPMITPTLVRPEIMQGTGFDVEHDDEIYKLERDDMYLVGTSEVALAGYHANEILDLSDGPTRYAGWSTCYRREAGSAGKDTRGIIRVHQFNKLEMFVYCSPEDAAAEHAKLLAWEEEMLAKVELPYRVIDTAAGDLGMSAARKFDCEAWVPTQDAYRELTSTSNCTTFQARRLNIREREIGADGKPGKTRSVATLNGTLATTRWIVAILEHHQNADGTVNVPVALRPYLGGMEVMQLI, encoded by the coding sequence GTGATCGACGTAAAACTACTCAGTGAAAATCCAGATACCTTCCGTGCCTCGCAGCGCGCCCGTGGGGCGGATGAGTCCCTGATTGATGCGATTTTGGACGCCGACATCCGGCGCCGCGAGTCGATTGCATCCTTTGAGGCGCTCCGAGCCCAACAGAATGCCTTCAGCAAGAAGGTCGGTGCGGCCAAGGGCGAGGAAAAGCAGGCCCTGCTCGCCGAGGTCAAGGAACTGTCCCAGAACGTCAAGGCGGCCCAGGCCGCCTCCGACGAAGCGGCAGCCGCCTACACCGCCCTGCAGCGTTCAATCCCCAACCTCATCCAGGACGGCGTGCCGGCCGGCGGCGAGGACGACTTCACGGTCGTCAAGCACGTGGGCACCCCGCGCGACTTCTCCGCCGACGGCTTCGAACCCCGCGACCACCTCGAGCTGGGCGAACTGCTCGGCGCCATCGACATGGAACGCGGCGCCAAGGTTTCGGGCTCGCGCTTCTACTTCCTCAAGGGAATCGGCGCACGCCTTGAAATCGCGCTCATGAACATGGCCCTGGACCAGGCGGTGCAAAACGGGTTCATCCCGATGATCACCCCCACCCTGGTTCGCCCGGAGATCATGCAGGGCACCGGCTTCGATGTCGAGCACGATGACGAGATCTACAAGCTCGAGCGCGACGACATGTACCTTGTCGGAACCTCCGAGGTGGCCCTGGCCGGTTACCACGCCAACGAAATCCTTGACCTGAGCGACGGACCCACCCGCTACGCCGGCTGGTCCACCTGCTACCGCCGCGAGGCCGGTTCCGCGGGCAAGGACACCCGCGGCATCATCCGCGTGCACCAGTTCAACAAGCTGGAAATGTTCGTCTACTGCTCCCCCGAGGACGCGGCCGCCGAGCACGCCAAGCTGCTGGCCTGGGAAGAGGAAATGCTGGCCAAGGTCGAGCTGCCCTACCGCGTCATCGACACCGCGGCCGGAGACCTGGGCATGAGCGCGGCGCGCAAGTTCGACTGCGAAGCCTGGGTCCCGACCCAGGACGCGTACCGCGAACTGACCTCCACCTCCAACTGCACCACCTTCCAGGCTCGCCGCCTGAACATCCGCGAACGTGAAATCGGTGCCGACGGCAAGCCGGGCAAGACCCGTTCGGTGGCAACGCTGAACGGCACGCTTGCCACCACGCGCTGGATCGTCGCCATCCTGGAACACCACCAGAACGCCGACGGCACCGTCAACGTGCCCGTTGCCCTACGTCCGTACCTGGGCGGCATGGAAGTCATGCAGCTCATCTAA
- a CDS encoding HAD family hydrolase, giving the protein MTVMTRTGIEDRSEATQKYMICLDVDGTLVNHDGAMSRAVKDSARAIVAAGHEVVISTGRSLGATLPVIRMLGIENGFAVCCNGGVTVRLDASLDEGYEVVERKTFDPAPALHALREALPTAKYALEDDQGRFLSTERFQDASFGVVANPVTLGEMLEATAVRLVVFSTDATAEEFGAAVSVMGLAGVTYSVGWTAWLDIAAEGVTKASGLEDLRAKLGHEIDATIAVGDGRNDIEMLTWAGRGVAMGQAPDEVKESADEVTEGVDQDGLAAVLWGLLENTES; this is encoded by the coding sequence ATGACAGTGATGACAAGGACCGGCATCGAAGACCGGTCAGAAGCAACCCAAAAGTACATGATCTGCCTTGACGTGGACGGCACTCTGGTGAACCACGACGGGGCCATGAGCAGGGCCGTGAAGGATTCGGCCCGCGCCATCGTAGCGGCCGGACACGAGGTGGTCATTTCGACCGGGCGTTCCCTCGGCGCGACCCTGCCGGTGATCCGCATGCTCGGCATCGAGAACGGCTTTGCGGTGTGCTGCAACGGCGGCGTGACCGTGCGCCTTGATGCAAGCCTGGACGAGGGCTACGAGGTCGTTGAACGCAAGACCTTCGACCCCGCCCCCGCACTGCACGCCCTGCGCGAAGCCCTGCCCACCGCCAAGTATGCGCTGGAGGATGACCAGGGCAGGTTCCTCTCCACGGAACGCTTCCAGGATGCAAGCTTCGGCGTCGTGGCAAACCCGGTGACCCTTGGCGAGATGCTCGAGGCAACCGCGGTGCGCCTTGTGGTCTTCTCGACGGACGCCACGGCCGAGGAATTCGGCGCTGCGGTCAGCGTGATGGGGCTTGCCGGCGTCACCTATTCGGTGGGCTGGACCGCTTGGCTGGACATCGCCGCCGAGGGCGTCACCAAGGCCAGCGGGCTCGAGGACCTTCGCGCGAAGCTCGGCCACGAGATCGACGCCACCATCGCCGTGGGCGACGGCCGCAACGACATCGAGATGCTCACCTGGGCCGGCCGCGGGGTGGCCATGGGCCAGGCCCCCGACGAGGTCAAGGAATCGGCCGATGAAGTCACCGAAGGCGTGGACCAGGACGGTCTGGCCGCGGTCCTCTGGGGCCTTCTGGAAAACACCGAGTCGTAG
- a CDS encoding amidase — MSEISGLTALELRDALAAGELSAREVGGHFLGRIEALNPSLGSFITVTADRAMDEARRADEEFAAKREPLRALHGMPLAYKDLLDVAGVPTSYGTAALPAQAAEKDNALVATLSGAGAISLGKTQVPEFGLSCHSENDIAPPARNPLNPALSAGGSSGGEAAAVAAGMLPFGPGNDGGGSVRIPASACGLIGLKPGLGTIPSDVLDGTLDAFGAPRLTVSGPLARNALDAALLMDAMIDPSQGTFLDTLRSGGIDSLRGLRIGVSTDSPFASAYRISLSPEAHAALNKAIETLNRRAHHVEEAEIYYDTMYPETFSTVWTSGLAAARLPPGREEKLGTLARSFRERATAREVAVSLAAAARLTEIAADFRTQWGRYDVVLTPAMAHTPPEIGYYTSQDADTDYMRQCQYTPFTSMVNVSGLPAVTVPTLTTADGLSMGVQIIGRAGSEIQLLALAAQLSEM; from the coding sequence TTGAGCGAGATTTCAGGACTCACCGCACTGGAACTCCGTGATGCGCTGGCCGCCGGGGAACTCTCCGCGCGCGAGGTCGGCGGGCACTTCCTGGGGCGCATCGAGGCGCTCAACCCGTCGCTGGGGTCGTTCATCACGGTGACGGCGGACCGGGCAATGGACGAGGCCCGACGCGCGGACGAGGAGTTTGCCGCCAAGCGGGAGCCGCTGCGGGCGCTGCACGGAATGCCGCTGGCCTACAAGGACCTACTTGATGTCGCGGGGGTTCCAACCAGCTACGGCACCGCCGCGCTTCCGGCCCAGGCCGCGGAGAAGGACAACGCGCTGGTTGCCACGCTCTCCGGTGCCGGGGCCATTTCACTGGGAAAGACGCAGGTTCCGGAATTCGGCCTGAGCTGCCATTCGGAAAACGACATTGCGCCTCCCGCGCGGAACCCGCTGAACCCTGCGCTTTCCGCGGGCGGCTCCAGCGGCGGCGAGGCCGCGGCCGTCGCCGCCGGCATGTTGCCGTTCGGCCCCGGCAACGACGGTGGAGGGTCGGTGCGCATCCCCGCCTCCGCCTGCGGGCTGATCGGGCTCAAGCCGGGCCTCGGCACCATCCCGAGCGACGTGCTGGACGGTACGCTGGATGCCTTTGGCGCTCCCCGGCTCACCGTCTCCGGACCGTTGGCGCGCAACGCCCTGGATGCCGCACTGCTCATGGACGCCATGATCGACCCGTCCCAGGGCACCTTCCTGGACACGCTGCGATCCGGCGGCATCGACTCGCTGCGCGGGCTGCGCATCGGGGTCAGCACCGACAGCCCCTTCGCCTCGGCCTACCGGATTTCACTGTCCCCCGAGGCGCACGCCGCCCTGAACAAGGCCATCGAGACCCTGAACCGGCGCGCACACCACGTCGAGGAGGCGGAAATCTACTACGACACGATGTATCCCGAGACCTTCTCCACCGTGTGGACCTCCGGACTGGCCGCGGCGCGGCTACCGCCGGGCCGCGAGGAAAAACTGGGAACGCTGGCCCGATCCTTCCGCGAGCGGGCCACCGCCCGCGAGGTCGCGGTCTCCCTGGCCGCCGCCGCCAGGCTCACCGAAATCGCCGCGGATTTCCGTACCCAGTGGGGCCGCTACGACGTGGTGCTCACCCCGGCCATGGCCCACACTCCCCCGGAAATCGGCTACTACACCTCGCAGGACGCCGACACCGACTACATGCGCCAGTGCCAGTACACGCCGTTCACCTCCATGGTGAACGTCTCAGGTTTGCCGGCCGTCACGGTTCCCACGCTGACAACCGCAGACGGCCTGTCCATGGGCGTGCAGATTATCGGTCGGGCGGGGTCGGAAATCCAGCTTTTGGCCCTCGCGGCGCAGCTTTCCGAAATGTGA
- the pheA gene encoding prephenate dehydratase, with the protein MIYTYLGPAGTFTEAALLQVPDARTSERIPAANVNAALEKVRSGAADAAMVPIENSVEGGVSTTLDAIATGDALQIVTEALVPITFVLAVRENIDSLEQIRTVSTHGHAWAQCRGWAESNIPQAEFVPASSTAAGAIALLDGESNHDAAICSPLVAQERGLKVLREEIEDYKGAVTRFILVTRPGPIPAPTGIDKSTVILPLAEDRPGALMEILEQFVVRGVNLSRIESRPTGEGMGRYFFSVDVDGHVAQARVADALTGLHRVCPDLRFLGSYPAAAGLTSAVDAHNSDEAFNRAQSWVGGLRERLLG; encoded by the coding sequence ATGATCTACACCTACTTGGGCCCGGCCGGAACCTTCACCGAGGCAGCGCTGCTGCAGGTCCCCGACGCCCGCACTTCCGAACGCATCCCGGCGGCGAACGTCAATGCGGCGCTGGAAAAGGTCCGTTCCGGCGCGGCCGATGCCGCCATGGTCCCCATCGAAAACTCCGTGGAGGGCGGCGTCTCGACCACCCTCGATGCCATCGCCACGGGCGACGCGCTGCAGATCGTGACGGAGGCGCTGGTCCCGATCACCTTCGTGCTGGCCGTGCGGGAAAACATTGATTCCCTGGAGCAGATCCGCACCGTTTCAACCCACGGGCATGCGTGGGCGCAGTGCCGCGGCTGGGCCGAATCGAATATTCCGCAAGCGGAATTCGTTCCGGCGTCCTCGACCGCGGCCGGCGCTATCGCCTTGCTGGACGGCGAATCCAACCACGATGCGGCCATCTGCTCGCCCCTGGTGGCGCAGGAGCGCGGGCTGAAGGTGCTGCGCGAGGAAATCGAGGACTACAAGGGCGCCGTGACCCGCTTCATCCTTGTCACCCGGCCGGGCCCGATCCCGGCGCCGACGGGCATCGACAAGAGCACCGTGATCCTGCCGCTGGCGGAGGACCGGCCAGGCGCGCTGATGGAGATCCTCGAGCAGTTCGTGGTCCGCGGCGTGAACCTCAGCCGCATCGAATCTCGACCCACCGGCGAGGGCATGGGCCGCTACTTCTTCTCGGTGGATGTTGACGGGCACGTGGCCCAGGCCCGGGTCGCAGACGCGCTCACCGGGCTGCACCGGGTGTGCCCGGATCTGCGTTTCCTTGGGTCGTACCCGGCCGCCGCGGGGCTTACCTCCGCGGTGGATGCGCACAACTCGGACGAGGCCTTCAACCGGGCGCAAAGCTGGGTCGGCGGGCTCCGCGAACGTTTGCTCGGTTAG
- a CDS encoding PLP-dependent aminotransferase family protein codes for MSMTQRQLPARRLSSMLGERHGEQPAYSWLSEGIRQLVTNGRVLHGTMLPSERELVGALGLSRTTVTRAYQELRERGFAEARQGSGTQIRIPGGNVGGGSEPLTAGSPELVAPGGIDLTCGAPTAPVGLAGFYERALDQLPGYIGGMGYYPLGLPVLREVIAADYVRRGLPTSPEQIIVTAGALSGVASIARSILGPGARVLAESPSYPNSVSSLRQHGARLTALPIGPEGSDVPGIETALARGGFSAMLCLPDFHNPTGSLLGDEGRERWAGALDRHGVHGIVDETNAELWLDSRPSVAPMAAYSNNLITVGSASKTYWGGLRLGWIRAPHALVGAIHQGRATMDLGAPVLEQIVLSLLITERAGVDEATRTRLRENRDWLHAGLVEALPEWKIRKPAGGMSLWCNLPAPRSMALAAQAKKSGLVLTPGSVFAVDDHGLDRWLRVPYALDRSELEVALPLLVDAWKAVA; via the coding sequence ATGAGTATGACCCAGCGCCAATTGCCGGCGCGCCGCCTCAGCAGCATGCTCGGGGAACGGCACGGCGAACAACCCGCCTACTCCTGGCTTTCCGAGGGAATCCGCCAACTTGTCACCAACGGGCGGGTGCTGCACGGAACCATGCTGCCCAGCGAGCGCGAACTGGTCGGCGCCCTTGGATTGAGCCGCACCACCGTCACCCGCGCCTACCAGGAACTGCGCGAACGCGGTTTTGCCGAGGCTCGCCAGGGATCCGGAACGCAGATCAGGATCCCCGGCGGCAACGTCGGGGGAGGGTCAGAACCGTTGACCGCAGGTTCACCGGAATTGGTTGCCCCGGGCGGCATCGACCTGACATGTGGGGCCCCGACCGCTCCCGTGGGTCTTGCCGGATTCTACGAACGCGCCCTCGACCAGCTTCCTGGCTACATCGGCGGCATGGGTTACTACCCGCTGGGGCTGCCGGTGCTGCGCGAGGTAATCGCCGCGGACTACGTCCGCCGTGGACTGCCCACGAGCCCCGAGCAAATCATCGTCACGGCAGGGGCGCTCTCGGGTGTGGCAAGCATTGCCCGTTCCATCCTTGGGCCCGGGGCAAGGGTGCTTGCCGAAAGCCCCAGCTACCCCAATTCGGTTTCCTCGCTGCGCCAGCACGGCGCCCGGCTGACGGCGCTACCCATCGGGCCGGAGGGAAGCGACGTTCCGGGCATAGAGACGGCATTGGCGCGCGGCGGATTCAGCGCCATGCTGTGCCTGCCCGACTTCCACAACCCCACGGGCTCGCTTCTTGGCGACGAGGGCAGGGAACGTTGGGCCGGGGCCCTTGACCGGCATGGGGTGCACGGCATCGTCGATGAAACAAACGCCGAACTGTGGCTGGATTCCAGGCCCAGCGTGGCGCCGATGGCCGCGTACTCGAACAACCTCATCACCGTGGGAAGCGCCAGCAAGACCTATTGGGGAGGGTTGCGGCTGGGCTGGATCAGGGCGCCGCACGCCTTGGTTGGCGCCATCCACCAGGGCCGGGCAACCATGGACCTCGGTGCGCCGGTCCTTGAACAGATCGTGCTTAGCCTGCTCATCACCGAACGGGCCGGCGTCGACGAAGCGACGCGCACCAGGCTGCGCGAAAACCGCGACTGGCTGCACGCCGGCCTTGTCGAAGCGTTGCCCGAATGGAAAATCCGGAAACCGGCCGGCGGCATGTCGCTGTGGTGCAACCTGCCGGCCCCGCGCTCCATGGCACTTGCGGCACAGGCCAAGAAATCCGGGTTGGTCTTGACCCCGGGCTCGGTCTTCGCCGTCGACGACCACGGGCTGGACCGCTGGCTGCGTGTGCCCTACGCGCTGGATCGCTCCGAGCTCGAGGTGGCACTGCCGTTGCTGGTCGACGCATGGAAGGCCGTGGCCTAG